A single genomic interval of uncultured Desulfobulbus sp. harbors:
- a CDS encoding DsrE family protein, producing the protein MSEKSHLYVLWTNDNLITAEKMVFMYTINSLAQGWWDEVTLIIWGATIQLVSENKEMQKMVQDALEAGVRVTACKACADQLGVTQNLKEQKIEVKYWGAPLTELLVKGEKLLTI; encoded by the coding sequence ATGAGCGAAAAGTCCCACCTGTATGTTTTGTGGACCAATGACAACCTGATTACCGCAGAAAAGATGGTCTTCATGTACACCATCAATTCTCTGGCCCAGGGATGGTGGGACGAGGTGACGCTCATCATTTGGGGCGCAACGATACAATTGGTGAGCGAGAATAAAGAGATGCAAAAGATGGTGCAGGATGCGCTGGAGGCGGGGGTGCGGGTCACCGCCTGCAAGGCGTGTGCGGACCAGCTGGGAGTCACGCAGAATTTAAAAGAGCAAAAAATTGAAGTGAAATACTGGGGAGCGCCGCTCACGGAACTCCTGGTGAAGGGTGAAAAACTCCTCACGATATGA
- a CDS encoding cation diffusion facilitator family transporter, with translation MHADTIQKIRHPHTFGVESTANESKTLRVIILTAITMAIEIITGMLTGSMALLADGWHMGTHTFALGITYFAYVMARKFADSAQFGFGTGKFGVLAGYTSTLFLGATALYMIVESLNRFVHPVDIAFNEAIFVAVLGLGVNMASIWMLHDRHHDHGHEHGHDHNLRAAYLHVVTDALTSVLAIVALIAGKFLGWGFLDPVMGIVGGILIAKWAWELLKSTALILLDGNWDAEVHKEIVRAIESDGDSVVSDLHLWPVDSNGLAAAMTVVSKERRSPSEYFSRIAHLSKVKHMTIETHLCADPQCACAKD, from the coding sequence ATGCACGCAGATACCATCCAAAAAATTCGTCACCCCCATACGTTCGGCGTTGAAAGTACTGCCAATGAAAGCAAGACATTACGAGTGATTATTCTGACCGCCATTACAATGGCCATCGAGATCATCACCGGAATGCTGACCGGCTCCATGGCCCTTCTGGCCGATGGCTGGCACATGGGCACGCACACGTTCGCCCTGGGCATCACCTATTTTGCCTATGTCATGGCGAGAAAGTTTGCCGATTCGGCTCAATTCGGCTTTGGCACGGGAAAATTCGGTGTGCTCGCGGGGTACACGAGCACCCTTTTCCTAGGCGCGACCGCGCTGTATATGATCGTTGAATCCCTCAATCGTTTTGTCCATCCCGTGGACATCGCCTTCAATGAAGCCATTTTCGTGGCCGTCCTGGGCCTGGGCGTCAACATGGCCAGTATCTGGATGCTCCATGACAGGCACCATGACCACGGACACGAGCACGGGCATGACCATAACCTGCGTGCCGCCTATCTCCATGTGGTCACGGACGCATTAACCTCGGTTTTGGCAATCGTGGCCCTGATCGCGGGCAAGTTTCTCGGCTGGGGTTTTCTTGATCCGGTCATGGGCATCGTGGGTGGAATCTTGATTGCAAAATGGGCCTGGGAACTGCTCAAGAGCACTGCCCTGATTTTATTGGATGGCAATTGGGATGCCGAGGTGCACAAGGAGATTGTGCGCGCCATTGAATCCGATGGCGACAGCGTTGTTTCCGATCTGCATCTTTGGCCCGTGGATTCAAATGGCCTGGCCGCGGCAATGACCGTGGTTTCCAAAGAAAGGCGCAGCCCTTCTGAATATTTCTCCCGAATCGCCCATCTTTCAAAGGTGAAGCATATGACCATCGAAACCCATCTTTGCGCGGACCCTCAATGCGCCTGCGCCAAGGATTGA
- a CDS encoding DEAD/DEAH box helicase has protein sequence MKCSVVPSQRDPFFFDREGLETVADAVVVAEGLRSFKEHRVIAVDQDQERLWAQVEDEDLELPCAVEMVATENSLQLECDCHDGETICRHMVAALYAYAEQKEATGQLFSAADTAIRDRIKRGRSEVVVEHLRGKPWFGEWQAETIGSENHFPRRYDVIIRSLKQRVNICTCPDFHINQLGTCKHIEAVLHKISKRKDFKKIQELPAPIPYVYLAWDVDDAPQIRLYRCPSLQPDLAGLLDGYFDASGRFTGRLPDDFYRLMELAGNRGDLHIGTDALDFARHLAAEAAHRLRAEKIRGRIMSTNGRLPGVRAKLYPYQIEGVAFLAGTGRALLADDMGLGKTLQAIAAAEWLCADEGVRRVLIICPASLKHQWAREIERFTGRETQVVQGPAPERGVQYRREATFFIINYELILRDLSVINEQLRPDLIIMDEAQRIKNWRTKIAAAVKQIPSRYAFVLSGTPLENRLEDLYSLMQVVDPKVLGPLWRYMVDFHVTDDRGKVLGYRNLSVLRKRLAPVMLRRDRRLVREQLPDKIVQRLDVAMTAKQRELHDVAMSAAGRLAQIARTRPLTPSEQNRMLAALQQARMACNAAGLVDKETVGAPKLDELSDILSEICLQSGLKAVVFSQWERMTQLVEQRLRRMGLGCVRLHGGVPTAKRGELMDRFRDDDSIQVFVSTDAGGVGLNLQSGAVLVNLDVPWNPAVLEQRNARIHRLGQTRTVQIITMVAADSYEEQVFALVRTKQNLFDNVVGEDASEDVVGISKKLLETLIDDLAGPVEGAVQAAVEEVAADEPSAATSVDQASAPMAKDTVAESIRRCIEGLQQAFGARIERIFGSGGGLIAVVDRVDAESDRLAEQLSAEVPVALIDRLALKGLQRLGASSPLAEAQSYFDATEAAAQTGESRLLRQAREKLAAAQLLFEQEMLDSALEMVFAALLSGAADKAGRTEPLNRAEVAVWAYAEALPQGMLDQEQIGLLMRALGFVQAGVAPAELVRALIDDAAEFVALLEG, from the coding sequence ATGAAGTGCTCAGTCGTCCCTTCGCAAAGAGACCCGTTTTTTTTTGACCGTGAAGGGCTGGAGACCGTGGCCGATGCCGTGGTGGTCGCTGAGGGGCTGCGTTCTTTCAAGGAGCACAGGGTTATTGCCGTCGACCAGGATCAGGAACGGCTGTGGGCCCAGGTTGAGGATGAGGATCTGGAACTGCCCTGTGCGGTTGAGATGGTGGCAACGGAGAATTCCTTGCAACTGGAGTGCGACTGTCACGACGGCGAGACAATTTGTCGGCACATGGTGGCGGCCCTTTATGCCTATGCCGAACAGAAGGAGGCCACGGGGCAGCTCTTTTCCGCCGCCGACACCGCCATCCGCGATCGGATCAAGCGCGGCAGGAGCGAGGTCGTCGTGGAGCATCTCAGGGGCAAACCCTGGTTTGGCGAGTGGCAGGCCGAGACCATCGGTTCTGAGAATCATTTCCCAAGACGGTATGACGTCATCATCCGTAGCCTCAAACAGCGGGTCAATATTTGCACCTGTCCGGATTTTCACATCAACCAGCTTGGTACCTGCAAGCATATCGAGGCTGTACTCCATAAAATTTCCAAGCGCAAAGATTTCAAGAAAATACAGGAACTGCCTGCCCCGATCCCTTATGTGTATCTGGCTTGGGACGTGGACGATGCCCCCCAAATTCGCCTGTATCGCTGCCCTTCTCTGCAACCGGATCTGGCAGGTTTGCTCGATGGCTATTTCGATGCGAGCGGTCGTTTTACCGGCCGGTTGCCGGATGATTTCTACCGCCTGATGGAGTTGGCAGGAAATCGCGGCGACCTGCACATCGGCACAGATGCCCTTGATTTTGCTCGACACCTCGCTGCTGAGGCAGCGCATCGGCTGCGGGCCGAAAAGATCCGTGGACGGATCATGTCCACCAATGGCCGGCTGCCGGGCGTCAGGGCCAAACTTTACCCCTATCAGATCGAGGGTGTCGCCTTTTTGGCCGGGACCGGCCGGGCGCTGCTGGCAGATGACATGGGGCTTGGCAAGACCCTGCAGGCGATTGCCGCTGCCGAATGGCTCTGTGCCGACGAGGGAGTGCGCAGGGTCCTGATCATTTGCCCGGCATCGCTCAAGCATCAGTGGGCGCGCGAGATCGAGCGATTCACCGGTCGGGAAACCCAGGTTGTCCAGGGGCCGGCTCCGGAGCGTGGCGTTCAGTACCGGCGTGAGGCCACCTTTTTCATCATCAATTACGAGCTGATCCTACGGGATCTCTCGGTGATTAACGAGCAGCTCCGTCCGGATCTGATCATCATGGACGAGGCACAGCGGATCAAGAACTGGCGCACCAAAATTGCCGCGGCGGTCAAGCAAATCCCCAGCCGTTATGCCTTTGTCCTTTCAGGGACGCCCCTGGAAAACAGGCTGGAAGATCTCTACAGCCTGATGCAGGTGGTGGATCCCAAGGTGCTTGGACCGCTCTGGCGTTATATGGTCGACTTTCACGTCACCGACGACCGGGGCAAGGTCTTGGGATATCGGAACCTGTCTGTGTTGCGCAAGCGACTGGCGCCGGTGATGCTGCGCCGCGACCGCCGCCTGGTGCGGGAACAACTGCCCGACAAGATCGTCCAGCGGCTCGACGTGGCCATGACCGCCAAGCAGCGTGAGCTCCACGATGTCGCCATGAGCGCGGCCGGTCGTCTGGCCCAGATTGCCCGCACCCGTCCATTGACGCCCAGCGAGCAAAATCGCATGTTGGCGGCCCTGCAGCAGGCGCGCATGGCCTGCAATGCCGCCGGACTGGTCGACAAGGAAACAGTTGGCGCCCCGAAACTCGATGAACTGAGCGACATTCTCAGCGAAATCTGCCTCCAATCGGGCTTGAAGGCTGTGGTCTTTTCCCAGTGGGAGCGAATGACCCAGCTGGTGGAACAGCGGCTGAGGCGCATGGGCCTGGGCTGTGTTCGGTTGCACGGCGGTGTGCCGACCGCGAAACGGGGCGAGTTGATGGACCGGTTTCGCGACGATGATTCGATCCAGGTCTTTGTTTCCACGGATGCCGGCGGTGTGGGGCTTAATCTGCAGAGTGGGGCGGTTCTGGTCAATCTCGATGTGCCCTGGAACCCGGCGGTGCTCGAGCAGCGCAACGCCCGCATCCATCGCCTCGGCCAGACCCGCACGGTGCAGATCATCACCATGGTGGCGGCCGACTCCTACGAGGAGCAGGTCTTTGCCCTGGTGCGCACCAAGCAGAATCTGTTCGACAACGTGGTGGGCGAGGATGCCAGCGAGGATGTGGTCGGCATCTCGAAAAAACTGCTGGAGACCCTGATTGACGATTTGGCCGGACCGGTAGAGGGTGCGGTGCAGGCCGCTGTGGAGGAGGTTGCAGCGGATGAGCCGTCTGCCGCAACCTCGGTCGACCAGGCCTCGGCCCCGATGGCGAAAGACACGGTGGCAGAGTCCATCAGACGTTGTATCGAGGGGCTGCAACAGGCCTTCGGCGCAAGGATAGAACGGATTTTCGGGTCCGGCGGCGGCCTGATTGCCGTCGTTGATCGGGTCGATGCCGAATCCGACCGGCTGGCCGAGCAGCTTTCAGCCGAGGTGCCAGTGGCGCTGATCGACCGGCTGGCCTTGAAGGGGCTGCAGCGACTTGGAGCGTCCTCGCCCCTGGCTGAGGCGCAGAGCTATTTCGATGCAACCGAGGCCGCTGCACAAACAGGCGAGTCGCGCCTGCTCCGTCAGGCCCGGGAAAAGCTCGCTGCCGCCCAACTGCTCTTTGAGCAGGAGATGCTGGACAGTGCCCTGGAGATGGTTTTTGCCGCACTGCTCAGTGGTGCTGCGGACAAGGCAGGGCGTACGGAACCGCTTAACCGGGCCGAGGTCGCTGTCTGGGCCTATGCCGAGGCCCTGCCGCAGGGGATGTTGGATCAGGAGCAGATCGGGCTGTTGATGCGTGCCCTTGGCTTTGTGCAGGCGGGAGTGGCGCCCGCCGAGTTAGTGAGAGCACTCATCGATGATGCAGCCGAATTCGTCGCCCTTCTGGAGGGATGA